A single Tenacibaculum sp. 190524A02b DNA region contains:
- a CDS encoding glycosyltransferase family A protein, with amino-acid sequence MFSVIIPLFNKEQSIKSTLNSVVLQKFSDFEVIVINDGSTDESEKKVREIKDSRIRLINQVNGGVSKARNRGIKEAENEWIVFLDADDLWRNDHLDSLKTNILKYPEYKAFCNSYTRSDFKTEERIEEKDKDKIVDDYFIEGLKSFFFWTGVVCIHKDVFEEVGIFDERLSRGEDLDVWNRVGRNYSIIWSKKVTAIYKQDTENKLTRSKVLLEKCFENYLDFNDKSLTEKAYLKMLARAKIISLLKQFIFIDALKLILKYNLKIL; translated from the coding sequence ATGTTCTCAGTAATTATACCACTTTTTAATAAAGAACAAAGCATAAAAAGTACTTTGAATTCTGTAGTTTTACAGAAATTTTCTGACTTTGAAGTGATTGTAATAAATGATGGATCGACAGATGAAAGTGAAAAAAAGGTTAGAGAGATTAAAGATTCAAGAATACGTTTAATTAATCAAGTAAACGGAGGAGTTTCTAAAGCAAGGAATAGAGGGATTAAAGAAGCTGAAAATGAGTGGATTGTTTTTTTAGATGCAGATGATTTGTGGAGAAATGATCATTTAGATAGCTTAAAAACGAATATATTAAAATATCCAGAATACAAGGCTTTTTGTAACTCATATACTAGGTCAGATTTTAAAACTGAAGAACGAATAGAGGAGAAAGATAAAGATAAAATAGTCGATGATTATTTTATAGAAGGTTTGAAAAGTTTCTTTTTTTGGACAGGTGTTGTTTGTATTCATAAGGATGTGTTTGAAGAAGTTGGAATATTTGATGAGAGATTGTCTAGAGGAGAGGATTTGGATGTGTGGAATAGAGTAGGTAGGAATTATTCAATAATTTGGTCAAAAAAAGTGACAGCAATTTATAAACAGGATACAGAAAATAAATTGACAAGGTCTAAAGTTTTATTAGAAAAATGTTTTGAAAATTATCTTGATTTTAATGATAAGTCTTTAACCGAAAAAGCTTACCTAAAAATGTTAGCTAGAGCAAAGATTATATCTTTGCTCAAACAGTTTATTTTTATCGATGCTCTAAAGCTAATATTAAAATATAATTTAAAAATACTATAA
- a CDS encoding polysaccharide pyruvyl transferase family protein, with protein MKKIGILTQPLHDNYGGLLQAYALSEILKELGNNPIIINRRAGHSNFFRKIAFNIKQRIFPNKYTKYNLEKEERKVISKYTNGFRDKLIPNLTEEIIGTRKMRMLYKEGFSAYVVGSDQCWRPGYSPKITNYFLDFAESEDQIKRISYAASFGTSDWEFSPKQTKKCKRLLKKFDSVSVREDSGVDLCLKYFEKEAQHVLDPTMLFSRDFYDKIIENEGTRKSKGNLKAYVLDKTHAKYKVIEYIESKLNLKSFEVMPKKRLGKCKPENLLDYQFPSPFEWIRGFYDAKFVIADSFHGTVFAILYNKPFIAIGNQGRGMARFTSLLNMFGLEDRLVTDLSISNVNNILEKKINWNMVNKVIEIKRNESINFLKKSLQ; from the coding sequence ATGAAAAAAATAGGAATTTTAACACAACCATTGCATGATAATTATGGTGGCTTATTACAAGCTTATGCATTATCTGAAATACTTAAAGAGTTAGGTAATAATCCTATTATTATTAATAGAAGAGCAGGTCACTCTAATTTTTTTAGAAAAATAGCATTTAATATAAAGCAAAGAATATTTCCAAATAAGTATACTAAATATAATCTAGAAAAAGAAGAAAGAAAGGTAATATCAAAGTATACAAATGGGTTTAGAGATAAGTTAATACCTAATTTAACAGAAGAAATTATAGGGACTAGGAAGATGAGAATGCTTTATAAGGAAGGGTTTAGTGCTTATGTAGTTGGAAGTGATCAATGTTGGAGACCTGGATATTCACCAAAAATTACTAACTATTTTTTAGATTTTGCAGAGAGTGAAGATCAAATTAAAAGAATATCATATGCAGCCTCTTTCGGTACATCTGATTGGGAGTTTTCACCAAAACAAACAAAAAAATGTAAAAGGTTATTGAAGAAATTTGACTCCGTTTCTGTTAGAGAAGATTCTGGAGTTGATTTGTGTTTGAAATATTTTGAGAAAGAAGCACAGCATGTTTTAGACCCAACAATGTTGTTCTCAAGGGATTTTTATGATAAGATTATAGAAAATGAAGGTACAAGGAAAAGTAAAGGTAATTTGAAAGCTTATGTATTAGATAAGACGCATGCGAAATATAAAGTTATTGAATATATCGAAAGTAAATTAAATTTAAAAAGTTTTGAGGTTATGCCAAAAAAGAGATTAGGAAAGTGTAAACCAGAGAATTTATTAGATTATCAGTTTCCTTCTCCTTTTGAATGGATAAGAGGTTTTTATGATGCTAAGTTTGTGATTGCAGACTCTTTTCATGGTACTGTTTTTGCAATTTTATACAATAAACCTTTTATAGCAATTGGGAATCAAGGTAGAGGAATGGCTAGGTTTACTTCGCTACTAAATATGTTTGGTTTGGAAGATAGATTGGTGACAGATTTATCAATATCTAATGTTAATAATATTCTAGAAAAAAAAATTAATTGGAATATGGTTAATAAAGTAATAGAAATTAAAAGGAATGAGTCTATTAATTTTTTAAAGAAAAGTTTACAATAA
- a CDS encoding nitroreductase family protein, giving the protein MNATLKKIILKFISKENIVKIIRKVIFFRNYTDFFYNYFVDAILFYKHSAIYRLNTYQKKESLIILRYHSIEKGLIHKPLRERFAKDKVSELHKLLKDKDVKDNIRNSQIQVAIKILIRYYEVHRSKSIDIEDYYPLDLYSNYLKLIITKEDTFKGVIDFNQETFYKDVEKNFMLFSNSRKSVRHFTGELIDEKKIKEAINLSLNAPSVCNRQANKVYLIDNKEKIKQILNIQGGFLGFIENVSQLLIVTNNRSYYYTLGERNQFYIDGGIYFMNLLYSLHYHRIANCPANWGKKVNAERKLTKIVSIPKNEKIICLLPIGIADEFFSVPLSKRREKEEVLFKL; this is encoded by the coding sequence ATGAACGCTACTTTAAAAAAGATAATATTAAAATTTATTAGTAAAGAAAATATCGTAAAAATAATACGGAAAGTAATTTTTTTTAGGAATTATACTGATTTTTTTTATAATTATTTTGTAGATGCCATTTTATTCTACAAACATTCAGCTATTTATAGATTAAATACATATCAAAAGAAAGAATCTCTTATCATTTTAAGATATCATTCTATTGAGAAGGGATTGATACATAAACCTTTGAGAGAAAGGTTTGCAAAGGATAAAGTTTCTGAATTACATAAATTACTTAAAGATAAAGATGTAAAAGATAATATACGTAATTCTCAAATTCAGGTTGCTATTAAAATTTTGATAAGATATTATGAGGTACATAGGAGCAAAAGTATAGATATAGAGGATTATTACCCTTTAGATTTATATAGTAATTATTTAAAACTTATAATAACTAAAGAAGATACTTTCAAAGGAGTAATTGATTTTAATCAAGAAACATTTTATAAGGATGTAGAGAAAAACTTTATGCTATTCTCTAATTCAAGAAAAAGTGTGAGGCATTTTACAGGAGAGTTGATTGATGAAAAAAAGATAAAAGAAGCAATTAACTTATCTTTAAATGCCCCATCAGTTTGTAATCGACAAGCGAATAAAGTTTATTTAATTGATAATAAAGAAAAGATAAAACAAATTTTGAATATACAAGGAGGCTTTCTCGGTTTTATTGAAAACGTGAGTCAGCTTTTAATAGTAACAAATAACAGAAGCTACTATTATACTTTAGGAGAGAGAAATCAATTCTATATAGATGGAGGGATTTATTTTATGAACTTGTTATACTCTTTACATTATCATAGGATAGCCAATTGTCCAGCGAATTGGGGCAAAAAAGTCAATGCAGAGCGCAAGTTAACTAAAATTGTTTCCATACCTAAGAATGAAAAAATTATATGTTTATTGCCAATAGGTATAGCTGATGAATTTTTTAGTGTGCCTCTTTCTAAAAGAAGAGAAAAAGAGGAAGTATTATTTAAATTATAA
- a CDS encoding lipopolysaccharide biosynthesis protein, whose translation MNLKKQAIKGVIWTFTQQFSVQIINFIVQVVLARLLMPEDFGLIAMIAVFVAIGQSLSDGGMTSSLIQNNNNTEKDYGTVFLTNLFFSTLIYIIVFSLSPLVARFYNQPILSELLRVYGITFVISAFYVVQVAKFTKDLNFKLQFIYQIPSVVIGALTGLVMAYAGLEVWSLVGLNISQAVSFSLILWFFYKWKPKMIFDRKVFKKHFNYGYKLTISSLLTNLYLNLYKIVIGKKFSVQLVGYFTNADNLRQLPISQMSNVLNTVTFPVFARIQNDNVKLKRLYIDILSLALAMSSVLMLILILVANPMYILIFGEKWLAAVPYFKILCIASIFLPINMYNLNILKVKGRTDLYLKVDVIKKIIGIVVLIISIPFGIEAIVWSLCITNIFFAYLNGYFSGKLINYRLLNQVVDTLKIILISLIPFAILYYIQQVTNIFNMSSVVELISMPLLYLVIYIPVFYFLNKKKVQDFKIIIKNIRK comes from the coding sequence ATGAATTTAAAAAAACAAGCTATAAAAGGAGTAATTTGGACTTTTACTCAGCAGTTTAGTGTCCAAATTATTAATTTTATTGTTCAGGTTGTTTTAGCACGATTGCTAATGCCTGAAGATTTCGGGTTAATAGCTATGATAGCTGTTTTTGTAGCAATTGGACAAAGCTTGAGTGATGGTGGTATGACATCTTCTTTGATTCAGAACAATAATAATACAGAAAAGGATTATGGTACAGTATTTTTAACTAATTTATTTTTTAGTACTCTTATCTACATTATTGTTTTTTCATTATCCCCTCTTGTGGCAAGGTTTTATAATCAACCTATTTTATCGGAATTATTAAGGGTTTATGGAATTACATTTGTAATTTCTGCTTTTTATGTAGTGCAAGTAGCAAAGTTTACAAAAGACTTAAATTTTAAATTACAATTTATTTACCAAATACCGTCTGTAGTTATAGGGGCCTTAACTGGACTAGTTATGGCTTATGCAGGTCTTGAGGTATGGAGCTTAGTTGGCTTAAATATATCTCAAGCAGTTTCTTTTTCCTTAATCTTATGGTTTTTTTATAAGTGGAAGCCTAAAATGATTTTTGATAGAAAAGTATTTAAAAAACATTTTAATTATGGTTATAAACTAACGATTTCAAGCTTGTTGACTAACTTGTATTTGAACTTATATAAAATAGTAATAGGGAAAAAATTTTCTGTACAATTGGTAGGATATTTTACAAATGCAGATAATTTAAGGCAACTTCCAATAAGTCAGATGTCAAATGTTTTAAACACTGTTACATTTCCTGTATTTGCTAGAATACAGAATGATAATGTTAAACTAAAAAGGCTGTATATTGATATTTTGAGTTTAGCTTTAGCAATGAGTTCAGTCTTAATGTTAATTTTAATTTTAGTAGCCAACCCAATGTACATACTAATTTTTGGAGAGAAATGGCTTGCAGCTGTTCCATATTTTAAAATATTATGTATTGCATCAATTTTTTTACCTATTAATATGTATAATCTCAATATTTTAAAGGTTAAAGGAAGAACTGATTTATACTTAAAAGTAGATGTAATAAAGAAGATTATAGGTATAGTAGTATTGATAATAAGTATTCCATTTGGTATTGAAGCAATTGTTTGGTCATTATGCATTACTAATATTTTCTTCGCTTACTTAAATGGTTACTTTAGTGGTAAATTAATTAATTATAGATTATTAAATCAAGTTGTAGATACTTTAAAAATAATCCTAATTTCACTTATTCCTTTTGCAATATTATATTACATTCAACAAGTTACTAATATATTTAATATGTCGAGTGTTGTAGAACTTATTTCAATGCCATTATTATATTTAGTAATATATATACCTGTATTTTATTTTCTCAATAAGAAAAAAGTACAAGACTTTAAAATTATAATTAAAAATATAAGAAAATAG
- a CDS encoding adenylyltransferase/cytidyltransferase family protein: MKVGATFSTFDLSHAGCINMLAEVKKQCDYLICSVQIDSTIDHSVRNKPVQSVVERYIQLRGCKYMDEIVPYTTEQDLEDILRSFHINVCIIGDEYATKMFTDRNYCGKKGIKLYFNKIEHYFSSRGLRKEVHEKKIDLINKRKIKQNY, from the coding sequence ATGAAAGTAGGGGCAACTTTTAGTACTTTTGATTTATCTCATGCTGGATGTATAAATATGTTAGCGGAAGTAAAAAAACAATGTGACTATTTGATTTGCAGTGTACAAATAGATTCTACAATAGATCACTCAGTAAGAAATAAACCAGTACAATCTGTGGTTGAAAGATATATTCAACTGAGAGGATGTAAGTATATGGATGAAATAGTTCCTTATACTACAGAACAAGATCTAGAAGATATACTTCGCTCATTTCACATTAATGTCTGTATAATAGGTGATGAATATGCTACTAAGATGTTTACAGATAGAAATTATTGTGGAAAAAAAGGAATAAAGTTGTATTTCAATAAAATAGAACATTATTTTTCAAGTAGAGGATTAAGAAAAGAAGTGCATGAGAAAAAAATAGACCTTATAAATAAAAGAAAAATTAAGCAAAACTATTAA
- a CDS encoding nucleotide sugar dehydrogenase, whose protein sequence is MKQPKIAIIGLGYVGLPLARLFATKYSVVGFDINQERIDELMSGVDSTLEVENEILQSVLLKENSNELGLYCSRSTEDIKDCDFYIVTVPTPVDKNNRPILTPLIKASETVGSVLKKDDIVIYESTVYPGATEEECIPVLEQVSGLKFNQDFYAGYSPERINPGDKEHTVEKILKVTSGSTIEIGKKIDKLYKSVITAGTHLAPTIKVAEAAKVIENSQRDINIAFVNELAKIFNLMDINTHDVLEAAGTKWNFLPFKPGLVGGHCIGVDPYYLAQKAQEYGYHPEIILAGRRLNDSMGEYVASEVIKLMIKNDIKIKGAKILVLGITFKENCPDVRNTKAVDVVKSLKDYGTYVTIFDPWADEEEVEEEYNLKSTRKSPDEKFDAIVLAVAHEQYKKMNLDSFKKENYIIYDVKNVLEENTKYNSL, encoded by the coding sequence ATGAAACAACCAAAAATAGCAATTATAGGATTAGGTTATGTTGGATTACCTTTAGCAAGATTATTTGCTACTAAATATTCAGTTGTAGGTTTTGATATAAATCAAGAAAGGATAGATGAGTTAATGTCTGGGGTTGACTCAACATTAGAGGTAGAAAATGAAATTTTACAATCTGTTTTGTTGAAAGAGAATTCAAATGAGTTAGGGTTATATTGTTCTAGATCTACTGAAGATATCAAGGATTGTGATTTCTATATAGTTACTGTCCCAACTCCAGTTGATAAAAATAACCGACCAATATTAACTCCTTTAATAAAAGCTAGTGAAACTGTAGGTAGTGTGTTAAAAAAGGATGACATAGTTATTTACGAATCTACTGTATATCCTGGAGCAACAGAAGAAGAATGTATTCCAGTATTAGAACAGGTTTCAGGATTGAAATTTAACCAGGATTTTTATGCAGGATATTCACCAGAAAGAATAAACCCAGGAGATAAAGAACATACTGTAGAGAAAATACTTAAAGTAACATCAGGTTCAACAATTGAAATAGGAAAGAAAATTGATAAATTATATAAATCGGTAATTACTGCAGGAACTCATTTAGCACCTACAATTAAAGTAGCAGAAGCAGCTAAGGTTATTGAAAATTCACAAAGGGATATTAATATTGCTTTTGTTAATGAATTGGCAAAAATTTTTAATTTAATGGATATTAATACTCATGATGTATTGGAAGCTGCAGGAACGAAATGGAATTTTTTACCATTTAAACCAGGTTTAGTAGGAGGACATTGTATAGGAGTAGATCCTTATTATTTAGCTCAAAAAGCTCAAGAGTATGGTTATCATCCAGAAATAATACTAGCAGGTCGAAGGTTAAATGATAGTATGGGAGAATATGTGGCTTCTGAGGTAATTAAGCTAATGATTAAAAATGATATTAAAATCAAAGGAGCAAAAATTCTTGTTTTGGGTATTACATTTAAAGAAAATTGCCCTGATGTTCGTAATACAAAAGCAGTAGATGTAGTTAAGTCTTTAAAAGATTATGGTACCTATGTAACTATTTTTGATCCTTGGGCTGATGAAGAGGAAGTTGAGGAAGAGTATAATTTAAAGTCTACGAGAAAATCTCCAGACGAAAAATTTGATGCTATAGTGTTAGCTGTTGCTCATGAGCAGTATAAGAAAATGAACTTAGATAGCTTCAAAAAAGAAAATTATATAATATACGATGTGAAAAATGTTTTAGAAGAAAATACAAAGTATAATAGTTTGTAA
- a CDS encoding SDR family oxidoreductase — protein sequence MVIESKLEGKKILVTGGAGFIGSNLCEKLLELNNEVVCLDNFATGKKENIEHLFTNNKFTLLKGDIRVLDDCKKAVAEVDYVLHQAALGSVPRSIKDPITSNDVNINGFLNMLVASRDAGVKRFVYAASSSTYGDSEALPKIEDKIGKPLSPYAVTKYVNELYADVFSKTYELETIGLRYFNVFGRKQDPNGAYAAVIPKFVSQLMKGQSPTINGDGSFSRDFTYIDNVIQANILSLITDNPQAINTVYNVAFGDRNTLNDLVGYLKEYLSEFDKKINRIEVNYGPNRVGDIPHSHASIDKAKEKLNYNPQFSLQEGLKESVKWYWENL from the coding sequence ATGGTAATTGAAAGTAAACTTGAAGGGAAAAAAATACTAGTAACTGGAGGAGCTGGATTTATAGGTTCAAATCTATGTGAGAAACTTCTTGAGTTAAATAATGAGGTGGTTTGTCTAGATAATTTTGCTACTGGAAAAAAAGAAAATATTGAACATCTGTTTACGAATAATAAGTTTACTTTGTTAAAGGGAGATATCAGAGTTTTGGATGACTGTAAAAAGGCTGTTGCGGAGGTAGATTATGTTTTACACCAAGCCGCATTAGGTTCAGTTCCTCGCTCAATAAAGGATCCTATAACCTCAAATGATGTTAACATAAATGGGTTTTTAAATATGTTGGTAGCATCTAGAGATGCAGGGGTAAAAAGATTCGTATATGCAGCAAGCTCTTCTACTTATGGAGATTCTGAAGCTTTACCAAAAATAGAAGATAAAATAGGAAAACCTTTATCTCCTTATGCAGTTACAAAGTATGTTAACGAGTTATATGCAGATGTTTTTTCTAAAACATATGAGTTAGAAACAATAGGTTTACGTTATTTTAACGTCTTTGGAAGGAAACAAGATCCAAATGGAGCTTATGCAGCTGTAATACCTAAATTTGTTAGTCAATTAATGAAAGGACAATCACCAACTATTAATGGTGATGGTTCGTTTTCCAGAGATTTTACATATATTGATAATGTGATACAAGCTAATATTTTATCATTAATTACTGATAATCCACAAGCAATTAATACAGTGTATAATGTAGCTTTTGGAGATAGAAATACATTGAATGATTTAGTAGGGTATTTGAAAGAATATTTGTCAGAATTTGATAAAAAAATAAATCGTATTGAAGTTAATTACGGACCAAATAGGGTTGGGGACATACCCCATTCTCATGCAAGTATTGATAAAGCAAAAGAAAAACTAAATTACAATCCACAGTTCTCTTTACAAGAAGGTTTAAAAGAATCTGTAAAGTGGTATTGGGAAAATTTATAA
- a CDS encoding UDP-glucose/GDP-mannose dehydrogenase family protein — MNIAIVGVGYVGLVSGACFSEMGNKVFCVDLDKDKIDRLNKGEVPIYEPGLERMVVENLESGNLIFTTNVKEVINEVEVVFIAVGTPMDKDGSADLTGVMDVAEKIGEVLEKQLIVVNKSTVPVGTADKVREAIKIELDKRKIRVKFDIVSNPEFLKEGDAINDFMKPDRVVIGGDSELVFNKMKELYSPFFRTHDRFITMDVRSAEMTKYAANAMLATKISFMNEMANICEKVGADISNVRLGIGSDNRIGYSFIYPGIGYGGTCFPKDISAIKKVSLDQGYEPLIISAVEKVNEEQKKCFLNKIISRFSRDLSKYTFAVWGLSFKPGTDDMRKAPSIYIVKELCRMGAQVRVYDPKALKKAKEIYLKGERNVEYFENKYEALKDADAMVLLTEWKEFRSPDFNKIIERLKLPVIFDGRNQYLKNDLEKRGIEYYRVGKK; from the coding sequence ATGAATATAGCCATTGTAGGAGTGGGTTATGTAGGCTTGGTCTCTGGAGCCTGTTTTTCTGAAATGGGAAATAAGGTTTTTTGTGTTGATCTTGATAAAGATAAGATTGATAGGTTGAACAAAGGAGAAGTTCCAATATATGAGCCAGGTCTTGAAAGAATGGTTGTTGAGAACTTGGAAAGTGGAAACTTAATTTTTACCACGAATGTAAAGGAGGTTATTAATGAGGTTGAAGTTGTTTTCATTGCAGTTGGAACACCAATGGATAAAGATGGATCTGCTGATTTAACAGGAGTCATGGATGTTGCAGAAAAGATTGGGGAAGTTCTGGAAAAGCAACTTATTGTAGTTAATAAATCAACGGTTCCTGTAGGAACAGCAGATAAAGTTAGAGAAGCAATTAAGATAGAGTTAGATAAAAGAAAAATACGTGTTAAGTTTGATATTGTTTCAAATCCAGAGTTTTTAAAAGAAGGAGATGCTATAAATGATTTTATGAAACCAGATCGAGTTGTTATAGGTGGAGATTCTGAATTAGTCTTTAATAAAATGAAGGAGTTGTATAGCCCCTTTTTTAGAACTCATGATCGATTTATAACCATGGATGTTCGCTCAGCTGAAATGACTAAGTATGCTGCAAATGCAATGTTAGCAACTAAGATTTCATTTATGAATGAAATGGCTAATATTTGTGAAAAAGTAGGTGCTGATATTAGTAATGTAAGGTTAGGAATAGGTTCTGATAATAGGATCGGATATAGTTTTATTTACCCTGGTATAGGGTATGGAGGAACTTGTTTTCCTAAAGATATTTCTGCAATTAAAAAAGTTAGTTTAGATCAAGGGTATGAACCTTTGATAATAAGTGCTGTAGAAAAAGTAAATGAAGAACAAAAGAAGTGTTTTTTGAATAAAATAATTTCAAGGTTTAGTAGAGATTTATCTAAATATACTTTTGCTGTTTGGGGTTTGTCATTTAAACCTGGAACGGATGATATGAGAAAAGCACCGTCAATATACATTGTAAAAGAACTGTGTCGTATGGGAGCTCAAGTAAGAGTGTATGATCCAAAAGCATTAAAAAAAGCAAAGGAAATTTATTTAAAAGGAGAGAGAAATGTAGAGTATTTTGAGAATAAATATGAGGCTTTGAAAGATGCAGATGCTATGGTTTTATTAACAGAATGGAAGGAGTTTCGTTCACCAGACTTTAATAAAATAATAGAAAGATTGAAGCTTCCTGTTATTTTTGATGGAAGAAATCAGTATTTGAAAAATGATTTAGAAAAAAGAGGAATAGAATATTATAGAGTGGGTAAGAAATAA
- a CDS encoding adenylyltransferase/cytidyltransferase family protein — protein sequence MKVGITFSAFDLLHAGHIKMLEEAKRQCDYLICGLQTDPTLDRPEKNRPVQSVVERYIQLKGCRYVDEIVPYATEQDLEDVLRSFHIDVRIIGDEYANKRFTGRDYCEKKGIKLYFNKREHRFSSSGLRKEVHQKESLKSKDK from the coding sequence ATGAAAGTAGGAATAACATTTAGTGCATTTGATTTATTACATGCAGGTCATATAAAGATGTTGGAGGAAGCTAAGCGTCAATGTGATTACTTGATTTGTGGTTTGCAAACAGATCCGACTTTGGATAGACCAGAAAAAAACAGACCTGTACAATCTGTAGTGGAAAGATATATTCAGTTAAAAGGATGTAGATATGTGGATGAAATAGTTCCTTATGCAACGGAGCAAGACTTAGAAGATGTTTTACGTTCGTTTCATATTGATGTTCGCATTATTGGAGATGAATATGCTAATAAGCGTTTTACAGGTAGAGATTATTGCGAGAAAAAAGGGATAAAGTTATACTTCAATAAAAGAGAGCATCGCTTTTCAAGTAGTGGGCTAAGAAAAGAAGTTCATCAAAAGGAAAGTTTAAAATCCAAAGATAAATAA
- a CDS encoding Gfo/Idh/MocA family oxidoreductase, which produces MKNFAMIGVAGYIAPRHLKAIKDTDNKLIAALDKFDSVGVMDSYFPETKFFVEFERFDRHIEKIKRQLDIKLDYVSICTPNYLHDSHIRMALRRGADAICEKPLVLNPWNVDALQDIEKESGNKINTILQLRLHPSIIALKNKIEKENKKEKYDVDLTYITSRGGWYHVSWKGDESKSGGIATNIGIHFYDMLSWVFGDVQENVVHLRENDKSAGYLEFEKARVRWFLSINEQSLPVEVRLKGQRTYRSITVDGEEVEFSGGFTELHTESYKEILNGKGFGLSEARRSIEMVHEIRNKEIINLGEKHSFLY; this is translated from the coding sequence ATGAAGAATTTTGCAATGATTGGAGTGGCTGGTTATATAGCTCCAAGACATTTGAAAGCAATAAAAGATACCGATAATAAGTTAATAGCAGCGCTTGATAAATTTGATAGTGTTGGGGTGATGGATAGTTATTTTCCAGAAACTAAGTTTTTTGTAGAGTTTGAACGTTTCGATCGACATATCGAGAAGATAAAAAGACAGCTAGATATAAAGTTGGATTATGTAAGTATCTGTACGCCTAATTATTTACATGATTCTCATATTAGAATGGCTTTGAGAAGAGGTGCTGATGCGATATGTGAAAAGCCGTTGGTTTTGAATCCATGGAATGTTGATGCACTTCAAGATATAGAAAAAGAATCGGGCAATAAAATTAATACGATTTTACAATTAAGGTTGCATCCGAGTATTATTGCTTTAAAAAACAAAATTGAAAAAGAGAATAAAAAAGAAAAGTATGATGTTGATTTGACTTATATAACCTCACGAGGTGGATGGTATCATGTTTCTTGGAAGGGAGATGAAAGTAAGTCAGGAGGTATTGCTACAAATATAGGGATACATTTTTATGATATGTTGTCTTGGGTCTTTGGTGATGTTCAAGAGAATGTTGTACATTTGAGAGAGAATGATAAATCTGCAGGGTATTTAGAGTTTGAAAAAGCAAGAGTTCGTTGGTTTTTGTCAATTAATGAACAATCACTGCCAGTAGAAGTTAGATTGAAAGGTCAAAGAACATATCGTTCTATAACTGTTGATGGAGAGGAGGTTGAGTTTAGTGGTGGTTTTACGGAGTTGCATACAGAGAGTTATAAAGAAATATTGAACGGAAAAGGTTTTGGATTAAGTGAAGCAAGGAGGTCTATTGAAATGGTACACGAAATAAGGAATAAAGAAATTATAAATTTAGGAGAGAAACATTCTTTTTTGTATTAG
- a CDS encoding GIY-YIG nuclease family protein, translating into MKYYVYILYSNYLGKYYIGSTSDIENRLERHLSNHKGYTSKAKDWRVVYKEEFQTKSEALFREREIKKWKSSKKIEVLINQV; encoded by the coding sequence ATGAAATATTACGTGTATATACTGTATTCAAATTATTTGGGTAAATATTATATCGGGTCCACTTCAGATATTGAAAATCGTTTAGAGAGACATTTATCAAATCATAAAGGTTATACGTCTAAAGCGAAAGACTGGAGAGTTGTTTACAAAGAAGAATTTCAGACTAAATCTGAAGCGCTTTTTCGAGAGCGGGAAATAAAAAAATGGAAAAGTAGTAAGAAGATTGAGGTTTTGATAAATCAGGTGTAG